Part of the Triticum aestivum cultivar Chinese Spring chromosome 4D, IWGSC CS RefSeq v2.1, whole genome shotgun sequence genome is shown below.
TGACACGGCTGCAGCTCTCTTTTCGATCTTGAGCAGCTCGTGATCAAATTCAAGTTCGAAACCCGATCCGCTCCGCTCGGCGAGGTGAATACCAGAtaccacgtacgtacgtacgtacgtaaaTGCGCGTCCGTTGCACCGTACGTACCAGCTGTTGAGCCAGTTCATGCATGCAGCGGTACGTACCGCGGCGCAGCGCAGGTGGCCGGTCACGCTCACGCTCGCGCGCTGCTACGACTGGTccgcgacgtgcatgcatgcgcgCTACTGCTCGCGTACGGGCCCGGCCCGGCAGGGTTGCCGCGCCGCGGGCACCGGCCGCCGGAACGCGCGACAATTTACGGCCACGACGGCGACGCGTGAGCCGTGCCGCTCGTTCGTACGTACTACGGTCGCTCCGGAGTGAGTAAAGTAAACCTTAAACTCGTAGAGCTTGTCCGAACTGAACctaaatccctgaaatcagcacccTCACCTTTTTTATCCCGGTTAATATCAACCTTGAATCTGTTTGGCGCACCGGGAAAATATCAATCCCGCCCAGGATCAAAGTCTAGTCTCGCTGACGTCCATGCTCCACATGTCATATACATCCTCAATCCCCTCCGCTCCATCTGAAAATCAGCGCGGGTCCAGCCTCTGCCTCATCAACTTCCTCCTCAACTGCGCCACTGCCGGCCGCCAATGGCGCCTCGACGTTGCCGAACCAGAGAGGTGCACGACAAGCGCGTACATCGCTGCACGGGCCCGCTCGACTTCGTGCTCGAGTCCTCGGTAATCACATCAGTTGGCGACTACGTGCTGCGGCGCGCCATGAACCTGGTGACCAAGGTGCTCGGGTTCTTCCTTGAGACGTGTCTGGCATGCTCCCGGCGGCGGCATGCCGGCGACAAGATGAGGGTACGGTTCCATCTCAAAAGGGCAGAGCTCACGAGGGACCTTGTGCACTTGTACATGCACGTGCGCGAACTGCATCTTGATTGTGAGGAACAAAGCTCGGAGCTGGTTCCGCCGTAGGACGATGACCGTGTCAGCGCATGCCACTATGGGCAATTACGCACAGCCTCAAGACGCCGGGTCGTCGCCGAGTACTCTGCGACGAACACTATTATGCAAAGCTGACTCACACGATTTTGGTATTCTAGCGTATTCACGTAGAAGCTGGCTTTGAAGCAGGTGGACATGTGGATGGATTTTCCATGAGCTAGCTAATGTACGTAGTGACTTACACGCCGGCTAGCTTGATCGATCTGTACCGGCGGAACTCAGCTAGCTGCCGTTCAATGGACGCGCGAGTACGCCCAAGAGCACGGCCTCTGACTCGGCTTCGGCATCTCGGCGGGTGTCGGAGCATGCCGTGGAGTTTGCCATGCATCGCAGTGCTGGCTGTTGCAGCATCGCTCGGCGAGCTCGGCGCGACAGCCGAGGCAAAGAAGATGGATATGAATTGCAGTGAACCTGTAATCCCGCCCGGGATTGCAGTTTTCCAGTGCGACAAACAGGTCTAGGATCGGTGTAGGATTGATTTTGACCGGGATGAGAGAGGTGAGGGTACCGATTTCAGGGATTCAAAGGTTGAGGTCCGATTCCGACCAGCTCTACGAGTTTAAGGTTTAAAACAGACTTTACTCCTCCGGAGTGGCTGCACCGTACGTGCACGCGCTGCTGCCACGGGCACGATGCCACGCGGCACGGCGCGTACGGCCGGTCAGAGCAGGTGACAAGGCGCAGATCTTGGCCGGTGGCGAGGGGCAGAGAGTGGCCGGAGCAGAACTGGAATTTCGAGGCCAAGTCCAAGCAAAAACCGGGACATGCAGTGGTACACATAGGTAGGACACATAATTTGCTCTGTCAGGACTAATTTCAACTCCACCACTAATAGTGTCAGACAGTATAAGTACAGTACAGTGCATGTTTCATGAGGGGGTGCATCTAGACATGCGTCACGGCGGAGTACATGCACGATCCGTTCCAAGAAGAACCCTCCTCTCCAGGCGATCATCAAGAAACTTATTACTCCACCTCCACGGGAAGGAGGTTGAGAACAGGGTTAACTGAAGAACCACTCCATACCCCTCTCCCCAATCATGGAGCAAGCGTTATGATGGGAAGCGTAGGCGAGCAAGGAAAAGATCGCAGGGGATCCGGGAGCGAACGCTGAGCTGAATAGATCTACACTTCCACAGGGCCCAGCGACCCGTCCCAGGTTATCTTATCCCCAAGATTCGGATTTACGGCATTTGTTTATGGCGCTGAATTAAACAATACGTGAGCGAACGCGTACACCGATGCAGATATATGTATACACCACTCATCCCCATGGACGGTCCTATCCACTTGTTCTTGCGTCACCTGAGCAGAGCCTTCGCTTCGCTTGCACAGTACACCCACCTCACCACTATCTTAAACTATTCGAGAGACTTCTTTTAATCCTTGAACCAGCTTCATGGCTTCATCCCAAGATGAATTCGTCATCGGTGTGGTGCGTGCAGTTTGGCCGCTTCCAGTCCAGCCCCCCGGTCAGTTCAAAAAATAGTTTTTTTACTGAAGAGAATATCACTGTCTCAGCTAGACAGCTACTACTCCGTGCCCAGGATTTCAGATCAGGGAATGGAAGGCGCTGTCAGTCAGTTCCCGGGTATCTTGTTCCGCACAAGCAGGCAAGCTCCAGCGAGCCGCACCGCACGCCATCCATCCATCCCTCCCTCCCGGCGTGggcaataacacggaaaccgatcAAGAAAGCAACCCGAAATTACTCATGTCAGTTCAGTTCACCACTCGGTGCATTCCTTATTTGCAATAGGTCGGTTACCACTCGATTTCACCCCAATTTTGTGCTCTCCGCTGGCCGCCACATACAAGTTCCTTCCCGATCACATTTCTCCACTGGCCGCCACATACTAGTTGCGAGAAATTTGCTTTGCTGCTGAGTAAAAGCAACAATTCAACATACTAAGAAAATTTTGAACTAAACACTACAAATTTTATTTATTTAGTTGCTCTTGCTTCCCGGTACATACTTACTGGAAGTTACTGCTAGTACTCCGTTACCCATCAAAAGGGTCAAAATGAGAGAGAAAAGGACGAAAATATAGCAAAAACATCTGCATCCGGTCCCTGCCCGCCCGGGGACTGCGCTGCAAATTCcccaggagaaaaaaaatcaactaATGGCCGATCCTTGATTAATCAAACTTTGGCTCCATCTTCGCCTCCCTCGCCGATGGCGGCGAGCTCACTGGCAGAGGCatccggcgccggaggaggagcctCGCGCTCGTAGGGGGACAGCCACTTGGCGCGCATGTACTCGGGCTTCCGCCACGGAGCAAGGTGGAGGCCGCGCTTCTTGAGGCTGGCGCGCGAGGAGTCTGCGGCGGCGGCCACCAGCAGGCGCAGCCGGTCCTCCTTGCCGACGAACGCCGACGGGAGCCGCTGCAGCACGGCGCGGTAGGCCTTGGTGGGCCGTGCGACCTCGAACTGGGACCTGAAGTCGACGTCCACCAGCACGCGCTCGCGGTCGCCGCGCTCCgagccggcggggaggaggacgtcGACGTAGGCGTGCTCGCCGGCGGGGTGGGAGGACGACTTGTCCCAGCGGGAGAGGCAGAGCGCGGCGTCGTGGCCCATGGCGCGGAGGGACGCCGCGAGGAGGCGGAGCAGGTCGCGCTTGCGCGCCCCCGCCGCGCTGTGGCGCTCCACGAGCGTGGACACGTCGGCGAGGAGGTTGCGCTCCCGGAGACTGGCGCAGTGGACGAGGCCCTGAAAGCGCACACCGAGAAATGGAAGAAAAGGATCAGTTCAGTTCGTGCGCTCGTTGCTTCCGTTATCAACGGCGACAAGCGGCCTGCCGGCGATGAAGCAAGACGATCAGGAAAGAAAAATTCAGCGCTCGGCAGTCGCCACGCACACTACCTTGATGGTCTCCGCGGCGTCGGAGATGGCGGACGCCTCGGCCGCGGCGGGCCCGTCCTCGTCGTCCGAGGCGTCGCCGCCGTTGAAGCAGTTGCAGCAGCGCGCGGCCGGGGCCCGCTCGccgacggcgccgccgccgtcctccaggAAGCTGCGGACCATGCCGTCCAGGCACACCGAGCTGGGCTCCAAGTcatccttctccttgtccttctccCCGCCGGCGGAGACGGGCGGGAGCCGCTCCGCCGGCGAGACCCGCAGCACCTGGCGCTCGAAGAGGCGCTTGAGCCGCGACTTGGCCAGCGCGGcgggggacggggacggggacggatcGATCTGCGCCGCGGCGGCCCTcatggcggcggaggcgagcggaCGGGTACTGGTCGGTGCGGCTAGAGGCGGCGATCCTGGTCTCCGTCGATCGCCGGCCGCATAGCCGTCTCGCTGGCGTCGATCGGCGCGGCTAGGGTTTATATTTTCCTTTCCTCCCCTTTGTTTTACGAGTTACAATTTGTTTGGCTGTGCTGTGAAGGAAAtccgacggaagaagacggagaggGGAGTGGGAGAGGGGACCGGGATTTAAAGGCCTGGGGCGCGGTGACGTGGCAGGCGTGGCCTCCTGCGTGGTCGTCCCTATCCTCGATGCTGTCCGACGTGTGCTCTGACAGGTGGGTCGAAACTGTGAAATGTCTCGCCTACCCTCGCTTGGCCCGTAGTTAATGGGTGTATTCGGGGTGCAAATGGGGCCAGACGGGGTGGGCAGTTCGGGCATTTTGCAGGTGACAGGAGCAGAGCAGGGGCGGTGGGTCGCGTGCCCGGGACGGGAGGAGGGCGTGCTGCTCCTGGCTGGAAAAAACAGGCCATTTTTGCCACCGTGGTTTTCCTTTGAAACTGAATTCCGAGGCATTTGTGATCCTAATTATGGACGGAATGGCAAAGAAAGGAAGGGAATAATGCATCATTTACTAGATATATTTATTTATGGACAGAATTCAGTTCATTTCGGGAAGGACTTGACGAGAGGCCATGTCGGTTCGTTCAAATTAACAACCCATGGCGGTTCCATCAATTCGCTCGCAGCCCGGCGTCGTCAGTATCACGACACAAGGGGCGGTGCAAAACTTGAGGCCGCGCCAACAGAACAGCCCATCGGTCGGTCGGTCCGTCACAGCCGCCGGCTAGGCTAGACTGGACACGAAACTGATGGGGCCGCGCCGCCCAATCACCGGCCGGCCGGGGGGTTGCCCCCAAGCAACCGTATTGCTTGCCACGGATCGTGCAGCGAAACGAGCACCGCGTGCGCACACAAGCCAAGCCAGCCTCCTGATTCCTAAGGATGATGGTTGTGTTTGTCCCGTCCCACATACGCTCCTATCTATCTTATCCGTGGCGAAGTGGCTGCACTTGCACATGACTTTGTGGGGGATTGGTGTGGCATCCAAGCGTTCCCTGCTAATGCTATGGAGTAATGGGGAGCTTCTCCGGATCCTCACTCAAGCTCGGGTGGATGTATGCGCGTAGTGTAGCTCCGGGACCGCCCGGCCCGGATTCCCGCCCCGGTTCGGTCCCGCCGGCCCCCGGCCTATGGCTCGTCTCGACGTAAGATCGAAGCCAAGAACCTGGCCGAGCGTGCAGATTGCCGGGATTGTAGCCATACGGCTAGTTGATGAGCCGGCCCCCTCATCCCGTGTCTCGGTGGCCGTGTCGCGCGTGACGCCTGACGAACCGTAAGGACGGATGTTGGTGCCATTCCTGACCGGAAAATTTGTCCCCGCGTAACACGTTACGGTTCTACGCTCGGGCCGTATCTTCTACTCTGACCCAAAGTAAAACCCATAACTGATAACCATCTCTCCGAGGGAGGGATTTTAGTTGTCAAGTCACAAGGATAGAGCCGGGGACTAAATAAATACTTAGAACGCGTTTGAAACCATCCCACCGTCTCACCTCAATTATTCGTCCAGTTTTTTTCCCTCCCTTGCATTGTGTGATCCGATTTGCGAtgaaacactctctctctctctctctctctctctctctctctctctctctctctctctctctctctctctctctctcttcctgatCGACGTGCGTGTCACTGTGCCAGTGGAATGCGAGCACAGCGATATGATGCGATTCATTCATGCCCGGTCGAAAATGACCGGGCCTCCCTTTTCGCTCGGTCCATCGAGAAAAGAAAGAAGGCGGGGAGGTCGTATCCGGCTTTACGCTATGCGCCAATCAGTCAAAGCCATGATCAGTCAGGTTACACGGCAACATCATGCATTCAATGCTTACATTTGCCCCCTGTTACCACAGGACTGGACTGACACTTAGCACAAAACCGGTACTGCACTACATGGACGGACACTCGCTCTAGTACTGTTTGTTTTCTAGCCTGGGTAATTTCTGGATCAGATAGATAAAATCAGTGAGGCGATCCGCTTTGATGCATTGGCCGTCGCTAGCTACCCTCCTGCCCGGAACTTTTCCTCGGCCGGCCCTCTCCGATCGAGTGTCCTTAATTCAGGATGCCAAAAGTCGATGGAGGCCAGCAAGGGAATCGGGGGTCATGACAGGTGCAAGGAAACAAAAGGTACTGTACGAGGGCCTGCCTCTCGCAACGTCCGTCTCTGCTCACAAGTTGTGCATGCCATGCGCTCACGTACTACGTACCGGCAAAAAGGGGAGGCAAGCGAACAAACCCCTTTTCCTCCCTCCATGACCCGATCACCCTGCGTGCCCGCGTGAGGCCATGAGTCCCGTGCGCctggtacgtacgtacgtacgcttTTTACACGTACTGTAGTACGTTATGTATAGATGTAGTGCAACTTTCTTCCTTGGCGCTCGAAACGAAGCCTGATCGAGAGGACGGACGTGGTCACGGCGCCCGTGCGAGAACTCGAGTACCCGGCCCGGGGTCGACGACGATGATCGATCGTTTTGATCGATGCATGGAGATCGGCGAAGCATGCATGATGCATGGGTGGGGGAGCGGATGGCACGTCGGCATCGATCCATCCATCGATCGGCGTCCGGGGCCCGGCTACCGGAGCGCGGCGGAGTACGTGGAGAGCGTCGCCGGGCCGGGGGACCCTCGTGCCGGGCGTTGCCCGGCCCGGCGGAAAAGAGCGGTCTATGTGGATGATTACGTGCAGCTAACTGATGGGACCGTGGCTTGCGTTGCGTTGATGGGAGCAGGCAGGCATGTAGGTGCCTGCCTGCCCTGCCCCGCCCTCGTTGCTTTCGTTTCGTGCGTGTCCATCCATGGTCCCGATCGAGGGGTTCATCGACCATGATTGGTTATTAGGTCAGGTGTAGCTTCGCCTTCGTCCGCCATTAACTCTCCCGATAAGCATGGCTTCCCAAGCGATCAGTGTTTGCTGCCGAAGCAACCGCACTgacctctcaaaaatatctgctccaCGTAGTAGCATGTTTCGACCCAACCAAGAAGCTCTTTTCTCAAACTGTATCAGCCAAGATTGCTTCTGCAAAAGCTTCTCTGAAAGTGGACTGACGAAAACTTTCAGCGATGAAGAAAGCTTGCAAGATCAGCAGTAAAGTCTACTATGATAAATAAAGATCGTGGGGCGCTCTTGtttcaaagaaaaaaaaacagcgGGGCGCTCGGGGGATGGAGGGTGTGGTGACCCATTCGGGGCTGAAGTGGTGGTGGGGCGCAAAGGCACAGCGTTCGCTGCGAAAAATTCTCCCCGCTCGCATCCAAACCGCAAGGGCACAAGCACACGGCGCGAAAGGGTGGGCACTGGCTCACTGTTTTCGGAAGAAGAATCACCGGTCAGGGAATTTCGATCCGCTCAACGCCCAATCGACTGCTGCGAGGAACTCATCAATCAGATTGTTGTTTCTCCCGTTGGTTGGGCGTGGCGGAAATGGCACGGCGATCGTGGGCAGGCCGGGGCCATCCGTTTGCGTTTCGTGCGTGATGGGGAGTAATGGACGTGGTTGTGTCCATGCCTCTGCAGATCAGCGCCGGCCATGACGCGGCCGGAATGGATCTGCCAACGCGCCTGCCCGCGCGTACGCGTAGCCAAAGAGGCTGTGAAGAGTGAGCTCAGTTTATTACTAAATACTCACTCCGTAAAGAAATAAGCAACATTTAGACCGCTAgtttagtgatctaaacgtttTTATATATTGCATCACAGATGGAGTAATTCGGATCGTAGTAGTAGCTTACCGGGAGTTTCTGCTTATTGCCGCATCGACGATCGCCTGCACCCGGCGCTCCGGCTTCGGCGTTGCTGGTTGCCTTTCCCAATCGTAAGAACATCTACAACCGAGCGTCTCAAGCCGGTCTCAAACGCCTTGGTAAGTGGCCCAGTCACTGACCAGTCAAACAAAAAACACGACCAATCTGGACGACTCCCTGCCCTAGCCACATTGGCTTCCTCCCTCTCCGCCCCGCCAACCCGAGCTACATCCACTTCTCTCCCTCTCCGCTCGTATCCATGACAGCCATGTCCTAATAGAGGGACCACCTATGCTAAGCTGACGTTGGAGCGGCGCCTCCAGCTGCTCGAGGAGATTCAGGCTAGCGCGCCGCACGGatcgcagccggcttgccgccggACTCGCCGGAGCCAGGGGAGAAGTAGGCGGAGGCGGAGCAGGACCCCCAACCCATGGAGGGAGCAGATCTGGAGGAGGAAGACGGGCTTCGCCTTGGGAGACGCCAGTTCGGGGTCGCCCAAGCCGAGGAGATGGCGGCTCAGGCCATCATCCTCGAGTCCATCCACGACGAGGACTATGTGGAGGCCAACTGACGCTTCATCCGGCAGCAACGCGCGGAGATTGACGAAatcttctgttggaaatatgtcaTAGAGGTAATAATATTGTGTTATTTATTTCCACAtccataattaagagtttatattctatgctataactgctacgATCTTGGAATATGTGATTCGATGGAAAAGTCAAAaacacgtgtggaatgataaacgataAAACctgattcctagtctcgcctctaggactggctcaagtgttgtatgttgatcatgttttccggatcttggGATATCGTTAAGTGCGGCGATAGTCccaaaacaacattgagagtatgacgttagaagaatgatcatattgaattgacccaacttttgttatactttgagatactaTCTTCACAAGTCTATTCATATAACACAGATAATTAATGTATGCTTTAGTtcattagaccatgagagtatcatagccACTTCTTACCGGACGatgaactttggggttgctcaaacgtcatctgtaacatagtgatcataacgacaacttacaagttcgtcggaaagtttgacaaggggctAGACAACTCAAgggtgggatttgctcctccgacgatgaagagatattcttagggccctctaagtatgacggcatccatcatcgtctggccagacatagtTGAGTAAGGTCACAAGGATGCCAAAACATATCAACGAGAAAGGAGAACCAAACCGGTAAcgaggagaccggtatagtgagcatgagaaTGACTTAAGAGGATACCGGTACATTTCACCTTGAGTTTTGTAAAGTATTGCGGACGAAAGGTAATAGAACATGATAtacaaaggttcactcgaatatcattcgtgtattcatagggatcaatatggatgtccatggttccgTTATTCGTCATTGAACGAAAGggagtttcgttcatgtctatgttttaccgaacctacatgGTCACAAGCTTAAGGGAATCACGATCTGTTGAGTGTTAGTTGAGTAAGAGTTGTGAGAAAATATTCAAGAAATAGTTTTAAATATAGAAATAGTTTCAAGAGAAACCGAAAGCATTCCAGAGTTACTGGAAGTGTTTTGGGGTTTACCGGGTAATACCAGGAAttgatatataggtggaaaatgtttacGTAGATGTTAAATTAACAATAACAGGTTCTAATATTGATTATCCATATATCTGGAGACAACGGGCAAGGATCCTGCGATGCGAGGCGGCGGACACTTCGAGTGGGCAGAGCCTCGTTCTATCAGACGCCATGTTCGAGGTTCATGGAGGCCATGTCCATCCTCTTCCTCAACGTTGGATTCAGCGGCCCCAGAGGTGAGAGTGGCTAGGTTTGGTCCTCTTCCTCACTGTCGTATTCGCCTTCTCGAGATTCATTTCATCGTCGTCCATCGTTGATCTTCACCTCGTCCCCCTCCTAGGTTCACTGAGCTCGGATTCGAGCTCCTCCGTGAGCCACCCCGATTTCCCCCTATTTTTTGTGCTCTAGTCATTGCAAAACCACTTACTTTTCCTTGGGAACCGACCTCATGTCCATTTCCAGATGCATGAAGTACAACACCTTTGTGTCTAGTTTCATCCTTTTCTATCTAGATGACAATTTTGCTCACATGCTTTTTGTGGCAAATTTATATTATCAAGTTATAGTTTACTTCTAGGTTCACTTTGCCATTTTGCTTGTATATGAGTTGCTCACTCGTTTGTCATGTTGTAGACTATATAGATGGCAATCTTGCTTAGGTTGTtgtatatggcagttttatatgaTTAAGCTATGGTCTACTACTTTGTTCATTTGCGATCATGCATGTGTATGAgatgcctgatacgtccattttgcatcatgttttcccactgttatttatgatgtttttatgcataataatgttttttggagtaattctaatgccttttctctcataatatgcaaggttcacacaaagaaggagaattccggcaactggaaATTTGGACTTGAAAAaactacgtcaggctacctattctgcacaactccaaatgagctaaaacttcacgaggaattttatggaataaataagaattattggagcaaataactaccagagggggcccaccaggtgggcacaacccacctgggcacgccagggagcccacgcgccctggtgggttatgccctcctcgtcccacctccggtgcccctcttttggtatataagtcattttgacctagaaaaaaaataaggggaggactttcgggatgaagcaccgccgtctcgaggcggaatttgggcaggagcacttttgccctccggcggagcgattccgccgggggaacttccctctcggagggggaaatcatcatcatcatcatcaccaacaactctcccatcttggggagggcaatcttcatcaacattttcaacatcaccatctcctctcaaaccctagttcatctcttgtgttcaatctttgtaccggaactatagattggtacttgtgggtgactagtagtgttgattacatcttgtagttgattactatatggtttatttggtggaagattatatgttcagatccattatgctatttaatacccctctgatcttgagcatgattatcatttgtgagtagttacttttgttcttgaggtcacgggagaaatcttgttgcaagtaatcatgtgaacttgatatgtgttcgataatttgatgacatgtatgttgtgattcccttagtggtgtcatgtgaacgtcgactacatgacacttcaccatatttgggcctaagggagtgCATTGTGGAGTTAttagatgtgttggggaacgtagcatgcaatttcaaaaaaattcctatgatcacgcaagatctatctaggagatgcatagcaacgaaagggggagagtgtgtccacgtaccctcgtagaccgaaagccgaagtgttagcttaacgcggttgatgtagtcgaacgtcttcgcgatccaaccgatcaagcaccaaacgtacggcacctctgagacgttcagctcgatgacgtccctcgaactcttgatccaacaaagtgtcgagggacagtttcctca
Proteins encoded:
- the LOC123098512 gene encoding uncharacterized protein, translated to MRAAAAQIDPSPSPSPAALAKSRLKRLFERQVLRVSPAERLPPVSAGGEKDKEKDDLEPSSVCLDGMVRSFLEDGGGAVGERAPAARCCNCFNGGDASDDEDGPAAAEASAISDAAETIKGLVHCASLRERNLLADVSTLVERHSAAGARKRDLLRLLAASLRAMGHDAALCLSRWDKSSSHPAGEHAYVDVLLPAGSERGDRERVLVDVDFRSQFEVARPTKAYRAVLQRLPSAFVGKEDRLRLLVAAAADSSRASLKKRGLHLAPWRKPEYMRAKWLSPYEREAPPPAPDASASELAAIGEGGEDGAKV